One uncultured Hyphomonas sp. genomic region harbors:
- a CDS encoding class II glutamine amidotransferase translates to MCELFAMSASKPQRVRYELDLFAAEGGERHRNRDGWGILFAQDRDAYLFREPSPAASSELTKMVVRNERPCKQLIAHVRRATAGKPELANTHPFDRVLHGRRHAFAHNGALSDLEARADTRELISETIGDTDSELAFLILLSRLRKSGDDDPTSRFETFVRFAAEMRELGSANFLFFDGQYLFVHADRRRFETETGVTEPREPGLNIRSFDTEHYGQAWEKSGVSIDEIFGPLHLFASVPLDPEDWEPLPRGTCLMLRDGTIRARHEV, encoded by the coding sequence ATGTGTGAACTGTTCGCTATGAGCGCATCAAAGCCGCAACGGGTCCGTTACGAGCTTGATCTTTTCGCGGCCGAAGGGGGCGAGCGCCACCGCAACCGCGACGGCTGGGGCATTCTCTTTGCGCAGGATCGCGACGCGTACTTGTTCCGGGAGCCCTCCCCCGCCGCCTCCAGCGAGCTCACGAAGATGGTGGTCCGCAACGAGCGTCCCTGTAAACAGCTGATCGCACATGTTCGCAGGGCGACAGCAGGCAAGCCCGAACTGGCAAATACGCATCCCTTTGACCGCGTGCTTCACGGAAGGCGGCACGCCTTTGCCCATAATGGTGCCTTGTCAGACCTTGAGGCACGCGCCGATACACGCGAACTTATCAGTGAAACCATTGGTGACACCGATTCCGAACTGGCCTTTCTGATCCTGCTTTCCCGACTCCGGAAATCCGGCGACGACGATCCTACATCCCGTTTTGAAACTTTCGTGCGCTTTGCAGCCGAGATGCGCGAACTGGGAAGTGCAAACTTCCTGTTCTTCGATGGACAGTATCTTTTTGTCCACGCCGATCGCCGACGCTTCGAAACAGAGACCGGGGTGACCGAACCTCGCGAACCCGGCCTCAACATCCGCAGCTTCGATACTGAGCATTACGGCCAGGCATGGGAGAAATCCGGCGTCAGCATCGATGAGATTTTCGGCCCGCTCCACCTCTTCGCCTCGGTTCCACTCGATCCGGAGGACTGGGAGCCTCTGCCCCGTGGAACCTGTCTGATGCTGAGGGACGGCACGATCCGCGCCCGCCATGAAGTGTAG
- a CDS encoding cbb3-type cytochrome c oxidase subunit I, which translates to MTHQTSPIFGRLDWSVTPYTDLLEKVTSSTIVGAGAATVLVVGAIGAVALLTWMRWWKPLFRDWLTSADAKKIGIMYIVLALVMLARGIIEGFVMRAHQATALGTLAEPESGLVAPDHFAQLFSTHGTIMIFFVAMPLLIGLINFVLPQQLGARDMAFPVLNQVSLGMTAAGAGLIMISLLIGQFGTGGWTMYPPYTGIQYSPGEGVDYWLWAIMISGVGSTLTGMNFAVTIFKKRAPGMHFMRMPLFCWTSLCVAIMLIYAMPALTVSSSMLLLDRYAGFHFFTNAAGGNMMNYANIFWMFGHPEVYILVLPAFGVFSEISSTFSGKKLYGYTSLVIASMSISVISFTVWLHHFFTMGSSVPVNIAFGIATMIIGIPTGVKVYDWMATMWRGRIRVTTPIVYLVGFFMLFVIGGLSGIILANPSIDYQVHNSTFLVAHFHNVIIPGVLFGMLAGIHYWFPKAFGFRLSETWGRLTAYLFIGGFLFTFMPLYVLGLMGMPRRSPTFQNPEFLPWMYIAAFGGVLMLAALASLVWTFWTSWRNRERLAVPGGDPWNGATLEWSSPAPVPEWNFPLIPVVTARDDWGAAKRAGDPWKGPDEYVDIEMPANTYLGVVLAGAAFLLGFAMTWHIWWLSITSLLAMVATIFWRGIKVVEPVIVPAEEVERADKAFRERVANLPTARRAEEETEQNRGVPDITEFAG; encoded by the coding sequence ATGACCCACCAGACCAGCCCGATTTTCGGCAGGCTCGATTGGAGTGTCACGCCGTATACTGACTTGCTTGAGAAGGTCACCAGCAGCACCATCGTTGGCGCCGGGGCGGCCACCGTCCTTGTTGTTGGCGCGATCGGTGCGGTTGCACTCCTCACCTGGATGCGCTGGTGGAAGCCACTGTTTCGGGACTGGCTGACCTCTGCCGACGCTAAAAAAATCGGTATCATGTACATTGTGCTGGCTCTCGTCATGCTGGCCCGTGGCATTATTGAAGGCTTCGTGATGCGTGCCCATCAGGCGACGGCGCTAGGCACACTGGCGGAACCGGAAAGCGGGCTCGTCGCGCCCGATCACTTTGCCCAGCTGTTCAGCACGCACGGGACAATCATGATCTTTTTCGTCGCGATGCCGCTGCTCATCGGGCTGATCAACTTCGTGCTGCCGCAGCAACTGGGCGCGCGCGATATGGCGTTTCCGGTGCTGAACCAGGTCAGCCTCGGCATGACGGCTGCCGGGGCGGGGCTGATCATGATTTCGTTGCTGATTGGCCAGTTCGGAACCGGAGGGTGGACAATGTACCCGCCTTATACCGGCATCCAATACAGCCCCGGTGAAGGCGTCGATTACTGGCTCTGGGCCATCATGATCTCAGGTGTAGGCTCAACGCTGACGGGCATGAATTTCGCGGTCACGATCTTCAAGAAGCGGGCGCCGGGCATGCATTTCATGCGTATGCCGCTGTTCTGCTGGACCTCGCTGTGCGTAGCAATCATGCTGATCTATGCCATGCCGGCGCTGACCGTGTCGAGCTCAATGCTGTTGCTGGACCGTTATGCAGGCTTCCACTTCTTCACGAATGCCGCAGGCGGCAACATGATGAACTATGCGAACATCTTCTGGATGTTCGGCCATCCGGAGGTCTACATTCTCGTCCTGCCCGCGTTCGGCGTGTTCTCCGAAATATCATCGACATTCTCAGGCAAGAAGCTCTACGGCTACACCTCGCTGGTCATTGCCAGCATGAGCATCTCGGTTATCAGCTTCACTGTATGGCTGCACCACTTCTTCACCATGGGATCCAGCGTTCCTGTCAACATCGCCTTCGGGATCGCGACGATGATCATCGGCATCCCGACCGGCGTGAAGGTTTATGACTGGATGGCGACGATGTGGCGGGGCCGGATCAGGGTGACCACGCCGATTGTCTATCTCGTTGGCTTCTTCATGCTGTTCGTCATTGGAGGCCTGTCGGGCATCATCCTTGCCAACCCGTCGATTGACTATCAGGTCCACAATTCCACCTTCCTGGTCGCGCACTTTCATAATGTGATTATTCCGGGCGTGCTCTTCGGAATGCTGGCGGGCATCCATTACTGGTTTCCCAAGGCGTTCGGTTTCCGATTGAGCGAGACGTGGGGGCGGCTTACAGCCTATCTTTTCATCGGGGGCTTCCTGTTCACCTTCATGCCGCTCTATGTCCTGGGTCTGATGGGCATGCCGCGGCGGTCGCCTACCTTCCAGAACCCTGAATTCCTGCCATGGATGTACATTGCGGCGTTCGGTGGAGTCCTGATGCTGGCTGCGCTGGCCAGCCTGGTCTGGACCTTCTGGACAAGCTGGCGCAATCGCGAGCGGCTGGCCGTGCCCGGCGGTGATCCATGGAATGGGGCCACACTCGAATGGTCGAGCCCGGCGCCTGTGCCCGAATGGAATTTTCCGCTTATTCCCGTGGTGACCGCGCGTGATGACTGGGGCGCAGCCAAACGCGCAGGCGATCCGTGGAAAGGGCCGGATGAGTATGTCGATATCGAGATGCCCGCGAACACCTATCTCGGTGTGGTGCTCGCTGGAGCGGCCTTCTTGCTCGGCTTCGCCATGACCTGGCACATCTGGTGGCTGTCGATCACAAGCCTGCTCGCTATGGTCGCAACGATTTTCTGGCGCGGAATAAAGGTCGTGGAGCCGGTTATCGTGCCAGCCGAGGAAGTCGAGCGAGCCGACAAGGCGTTCCGCGAAAGGGTTGCCAATCTCCCCACCGCGCGCCGCGCCGAGGAGGAGACGGAGCAGAACAGAGGTGTTCCAGACATTACGGAGTTTGCGGGATGA
- a CDS encoding cytochrome c oxidase subunit 3, whose product MSNAGNGLYPGLNLRSSQSEAGKQAETNVFGFWVFLMSDLILFGILFATYAAYLNPVGLAGGPGPQDLFDISSVAIQTGLLLLGGVAYGGVSLALKYEGGANKVILWLVISAMLGMGFVFFEISDFIDQAHKGGIPQASGWLSSYWTLVGLHGLHVSIGILWIAAMITQIKIRGLDDTVKIRLSMLGVFWHFLDLIWVGIFSFVFLVPLT is encoded by the coding sequence ATGAGCAATGCAGGCAACGGCCTCTATCCCGGCCTGAACCTTCGAAGCAGCCAAAGTGAAGCCGGTAAGCAGGCGGAGACCAATGTCTTCGGCTTCTGGGTCTTCCTGATGAGCGACCTCATTCTCTTCGGCATTTTGTTTGCCACTTACGCAGCCTATCTGAACCCCGTAGGGCTTGCCGGTGGGCCGGGGCCACAGGACCTGTTCGATATCAGCAGCGTCGCCATACAGACTGGCCTGCTCCTGCTTGGCGGGGTTGCCTATGGAGGCGTGTCTCTGGCGCTGAAATACGAAGGTGGCGCCAACAAGGTCATCCTCTGGCTCGTGATCAGCGCGATGCTCGGGATGGGATTCGTTTTTTTCGAGATCAGTGACTTCATCGACCAGGCGCATAAGGGTGGCATTCCCCAGGCGAGCGGCTGGCTCAGTTCTTATTGGACGCTGGTGGGTCTACACGGCCTGCATGTCAGCATAGGGATACTCTGGATCGCCGCGATGATTACGCAGATCAAGATCCGGGGCCTGGATGACACTGTGAAGATTCGTCTCTCCATGTTGGGGGTCTTCTGGCATTTCCTCGACCTTATCTGGGTCGGTATCTTCTCCTTCGTCTTTCTGGTGCCGCTCACATGA
- the recJ gene encoding single-stranded-DNA-specific exonuclease RecJ, whose protein sequence is MTATARKTEDRLFAVDRSATGRFWTLADADEALVRRLAPAVGGSDLLARLLAERGVDPDSAGAYLAPTLRETFPNPSSFADMDKAAEFVLDAILEKKRVTVFADYDVDGGTSSAILARYFRAWGQELGLYVPDRLEEGYGPSPEAFRHLKDTGSDLVITVDCGAAAVGALEEAQRIGLEVVVIDHHLMAGHNPPALALVNPNRPDDTSGQGHLAAAGVVFVFVAALNRLARERGIAPPDGLPDIMAHLDLAALGTLCDMAPLHGVNRAFVRQGLTMLSRGHNEGLRALAEVSGIQKVETVYHATFMLGPRLNAGGRVGDPWIAAKLLATDDRAEAIALAEQLHGLNEERKAVEAAILEQAIMQAEKALETTPERGILIASGEGWHPGVIGIVAGRLKDRFHLPSIVIGWGKGLGPVAKGSGRSVTGVNIGDAIAAAAREGVILSGGGHAMAGGLSLEPSQLDAFDAWMVAHMAQFTAERAAALELPIDAILAPGAATPELVDRVAEIGPFGAGAPEPVFALQSVQVSYARQVGANHWKFTAEDASGRLDCIAWRAVGAPLGDALQPGRRVHLAGRLKADEWNGRRRVQLDVMDAAEA, encoded by the coding sequence ATGACAGCGACTGCCCGAAAAACAGAAGACAGGCTATTTGCCGTAGACCGTTCTGCAACAGGACGGTTCTGGACGCTTGCAGACGCCGATGAAGCGCTCGTGAGGCGGCTTGCACCTGCCGTTGGCGGCTCGGACCTGTTGGCGCGCCTGCTGGCAGAACGCGGCGTCGATCCGGATAGCGCAGGCGCCTATCTGGCGCCGACTTTGCGCGAAACTTTCCCGAACCCATCCAGCTTCGCCGACATGGACAAGGCGGCAGAATTCGTCCTCGATGCGATCCTCGAAAAGAAACGCGTCACCGTCTTTGCCGATTATGATGTCGATGGCGGCACCAGTTCTGCCATTCTCGCGCGCTATTTCCGTGCCTGGGGGCAGGAACTCGGCCTCTACGTGCCGGACCGGCTGGAAGAAGGCTACGGCCCGTCACCCGAGGCGTTCCGGCACCTGAAAGACACGGGCTCCGATCTTGTCATCACCGTGGACTGCGGCGCGGCGGCCGTGGGGGCGCTGGAAGAGGCGCAGCGTATCGGATTGGAGGTTGTCGTCATCGACCACCACCTCATGGCCGGACACAATCCTCCGGCATTGGCGCTTGTGAACCCCAACCGGCCGGACGACACGTCCGGTCAGGGGCATCTGGCGGCGGCGGGCGTGGTGTTTGTCTTTGTAGCAGCCCTGAACCGGCTCGCCCGCGAACGCGGAATTGCGCCGCCGGACGGCTTGCCGGACATCATGGCGCATCTGGATCTCGCAGCGCTCGGCACGCTTTGCGATATGGCGCCGCTGCATGGTGTGAACCGCGCTTTTGTGCGGCAAGGCCTCACGATGCTGTCCCGCGGCCATAATGAGGGCCTGCGCGCCCTGGCGGAAGTTTCCGGCATCCAGAAGGTGGAGACGGTTTACCACGCGACCTTCATGCTCGGCCCTCGTCTGAATGCCGGCGGGCGTGTTGGAGACCCTTGGATCGCGGCAAAGCTGCTTGCTACGGACGACCGGGCAGAGGCAATTGCGCTGGCCGAGCAGCTGCATGGCCTCAATGAGGAGCGCAAGGCTGTCGAAGCGGCGATCCTTGAGCAGGCGATCATGCAGGCGGAGAAGGCCCTGGAAACGACGCCGGAGCGGGGCATCCTGATCGCCTCCGGTGAAGGCTGGCATCCGGGCGTCATCGGCATCGTCGCTGGCCGCCTGAAGGACCGGTTCCACCTGCCCAGCATCGTGATCGGATGGGGCAAGGGGCTTGGGCCTGTCGCCAAGGGCTCGGGGCGTTCCGTGACCGGGGTGAACATCGGCGACGCAATCGCCGCGGCGGCGCGCGAGGGGGTAATCCTGTCGGGTGGTGGGCATGCCATGGCAGGCGGCCTCAGCCTTGAGCCATCACAGCTGGACGCATTCGACGCCTGGATGGTCGCTCACATGGCACAATTCACTGCAGAACGGGCAGCGGCGCTGGAACTGCCCATCGATGCGATTCTGGCACCGGGCGCGGCAACGCCGGAACTCGTCGACCGCGTGGCAGAGATCGGCCCCTTCGGAGCCGGAGCGCCAGAGCCTGTCTTTGCGCTTCAGTCCGTGCAGGTTTCGTATGCGCGGCAGGTGGGCGCCAATCACTGGAAATTCACGGCAGAGGATGCGTCCGGACGCCTCGACTGCATCGCCTGGCGGGCAGTTGGAGCCCCTCTGGGGGATGCGTTGCAGCCCGGTCGCCGCGTTCATCTGGCCGGGCGCCTGAAGGCCGACGAATGGAATGGCCGCCGCCGTGTGCAGCTGGACGTCATGGATGCGGCCGAGGCCTGA
- a CDS encoding FMN-binding glutamate synthase family protein has product MFCSTEAWSESEIQAAFPLCSDRLVGSRSFFGFLTAGNIAGLEGTNSILWRIDLADAIPESRSRYAKRMRLMVFRSLFADKGLERNLGFWAPLALVLLISLLGVWVAKGFFWAFIPVVPLLLIAIWDMIQTRHSLRRNYPLTARFRWLFEDLRPFLRSYIVEGPLEGRPYDRVSRTLIYARAKKQEDAHPFGTELDVYSEEYEALCHSINPNPDAPKRTRVKVGTEQCSKPYDAARLNISAMSFGALGNHAIEALNMGARIGDFYHDTGEGGLSPYHLKHGGDIVWELGSGYFGARDKDGKFDPDSFRDKAQHDQVRMTEIKLSQGAKPGHGGLLPAAKVTEEIAKTRLVPAHQDCLSPPGHSAFSTPRQMLEFAAKMRELSGGKPVGIKLCVGMPHEVFAICKAMLDSGIYLDFIVIDGGGGGTGAAPLELSDHVGLPLRIGLYYTNNALIGTGLKDKIRLAASEKVFSGSSIAMNAALGANWCNAARAFMFSLGCVQSLQCHTGNCPTGVATSSPARQRGLVIPEKAQRVANFQSKTLDSLHDIVVACGLETPDDFTPRHLRQWKNNSEMIPWSQIVQEVEAGKLLSEPDDTAFAEYWHMADPDTFKPVI; this is encoded by the coding sequence ATGTTCTGCTCCACCGAAGCGTGGAGCGAATCAGAAATTCAAGCGGCCTTTCCGCTTTGTTCAGACAGGCTCGTAGGATCGCGCTCGTTTTTTGGATTCCTGACTGCTGGAAATATCGCCGGTCTTGAGGGAACAAACAGCATACTGTGGCGTATAGACTTGGCCGATGCGATCCCTGAAAGTCGCAGCCGCTATGCAAAAAGGATGCGCTTAATGGTGTTTCGGAGTTTGTTTGCCGACAAAGGCCTCGAAAGAAATCTCGGATTCTGGGCTCCGCTGGCGCTCGTCCTGCTGATCAGCCTCCTCGGGGTTTGGGTCGCCAAAGGCTTTTTTTGGGCTTTCATCCCCGTTGTGCCGCTGCTTTTGATCGCCATCTGGGACATGATACAGACGCGGCATTCACTGCGACGCAATTATCCGCTCACCGCCCGCTTTCGTTGGCTGTTCGAGGATCTTCGTCCCTTCCTGCGCAGCTACATTGTCGAGGGGCCTTTGGAAGGCCGGCCTTATGACCGGGTCTCGCGAACCCTGATCTACGCACGCGCGAAAAAGCAAGAGGACGCGCACCCCTTTGGCACCGAACTCGATGTCTATTCAGAAGAGTATGAAGCGCTCTGCCACTCGATCAACCCCAATCCAGATGCGCCAAAGCGAACACGGGTAAAGGTCGGGACAGAGCAGTGCAGTAAGCCCTATGATGCCGCCCGCCTGAACATCAGTGCAATGAGTTTTGGTGCGCTGGGAAACCATGCCATCGAAGCACTGAATATGGGCGCCAGGATCGGCGACTTCTATCACGATACCGGTGAGGGTGGACTGTCTCCCTACCACCTCAAGCATGGCGGAGATATTGTGTGGGAGCTGGGGTCCGGTTACTTCGGCGCACGCGACAAGGACGGCAAGTTCGACCCCGACAGCTTTCGCGACAAGGCCCAGCACGATCAGGTCAGGATGACAGAAATCAAGCTGAGCCAGGGCGCCAAGCCAGGCCATGGCGGGTTACTGCCTGCAGCCAAGGTTACCGAGGAGATCGCAAAGACACGCCTGGTGCCAGCCCATCAGGACTGTCTGTCGCCGCCCGGCCATTCAGCCTTTTCAACGCCGCGCCAAATGCTGGAATTCGCCGCGAAAATGCGCGAACTTTCCGGAGGGAAGCCGGTCGGCATCAAGCTATGCGTGGGCATGCCGCATGAAGTCTTCGCAATCTGCAAAGCGATGCTCGACAGCGGCATCTATCTCGACTTCATCGTCATCGACGGTGGCGGCGGAGGCACCGGCGCGGCGCCACTGGAACTGTCTGACCATGTGGGCCTGCCGCTGCGCATTGGCCTCTACTATACGAACAATGCGCTTATCGGCACCGGGCTGAAAGACAAGATTCGGTTGGCAGCTTCGGAAAAGGTGTTTTCCGGATCCTCCATTGCGATGAATGCCGCACTCGGCGCCAACTGGTGCAATGCGGCCCGCGCTTTCATGTTCTCGCTTGGCTGCGTGCAATCGCTGCAATGCCATACCGGAAACTGCCCGACCGGCGTGGCAACGAGTTCACCCGCACGCCAGCGTGGTCTCGTCATTCCTGAAAAGGCGCAGCGTGTGGCCAATTTCCAGTCGAAAACGCTTGATAGCCTCCATGACATCGTGGTCGCCTGTGGCCTCGAAACGCCGGACGATTTCACGCCGCGCCACTTGCGGCAATGGAAGAACAATTCGGAAATGATTCCGTGGTCTCAGATTGTTCAGGAGGTTGAAGCGGGCAAGCTTCTGAGCGAGCCGGACGACACGGCCTTCGCTGAATACTGGCACATGGCAGATCCCGACACATTCAAGCCAGTGATATGA
- the glpX gene encoding class II fructose-bisphosphatase: protein MENNVLTPSLADAMVRVTEVAAIAASKLVGRGDEKKADAAAVDAMRTAFNQVDFQGRVVIGEGERDEAPMLYIGEEVGTGKGPAIDIALDPLEGTTLTAKAMANALAVLAIAPKGGLLHAPDTYMDKIAIGPGYPEGIVSLEASPAENITALAKHKGVEVSDMTACVLDRPRHEDIIESLRSAGARVALITDGDVAGVIATTNPHTGIDLYLGSGGAPEGVLAAAALKCVGGQMFGRLVFRNDDEKKRAERVGITDLGRTYALNELASSDTVFCATGVTQGSMLSGVAHRDGRVHTHTLVMTSTDGMVRYIRSNRKA, encoded by the coding sequence ATGGAAAACAACGTTCTGACGCCCAGCCTGGCGGATGCCATGGTGCGCGTGACCGAAGTCGCAGCGATTGCTGCATCAAAACTGGTCGGTCGAGGTGACGAGAAGAAGGCCGATGCGGCCGCCGTCGACGCCATGCGTACCGCGTTCAATCAGGTCGATTTTCAGGGCCGCGTCGTCATCGGCGAAGGTGAGCGTGACGAAGCCCCGATGCTCTACATCGGCGAAGAAGTCGGTACCGGCAAAGGCCCGGCCATCGATATTGCCCTCGACCCGCTGGAAGGCACCACGCTGACCGCCAAGGCGATGGCAAACGCGCTTGCCGTTCTGGCGATCGCGCCGAAAGGCGGCCTGCTGCATGCCCCGGACACCTATATGGACAAGATCGCAATCGGCCCCGGCTATCCGGAAGGGATTGTGAGCCTTGAGGCCAGCCCGGCTGAGAACATTACCGCGCTTGCCAAGCACAAGGGCGTTGAAGTGTCGGACATGACGGCCTGCGTTCTGGACCGCCCGCGCCATGAAGACATCATTGAAAGCCTTCGGTCGGCTGGCGCCCGCGTGGCCCTGATCACCGATGGCGACGTGGCCGGCGTGATCGCGACCACCAATCCGCATACCGGCATCGATCTCTATCTCGGCTCCGGCGGCGCTCCGGAAGGCGTGCTTGCCGCTGCGGCGCTGAAATGCGTGGGCGGCCAGATGTTCGGTCGTCTCGTCTTCCGCAATGATGACGAGAAGAAGCGCGCGGAACGGGTCGGCATCACCGACCTTGGCCGCACCTATGCCCTGAATGAGCTGGCGTCTTCGGACACTGTGTTCTGTGCGACAGGTGTGACCCAGGGCTCCATGCTGAGCGGCGTCGCGCACCGTGACGGGCGTGTCCACACGCACACGCTGGTCATGACCTCGACCGACGGCATGGTCCGCTACATCCGGTCGAACCGGAAGGCATAA
- a CDS encoding thiamine pyrophosphate-dependent enzyme, whose protein sequence is MENDYEAKQGKFAETGGTIIRASSRSVPIQAVRRRRRSKSLVGSAVLKGKDMAKTVAHIVVDALEKAGAKHVYGIPGDTINHFTDAIAKSDLRWISVRHEEAGAFAAGGESYMTGELSVCAGTCGPGSLHFVNGIYESHRNGAPVLLIASDVARTESGFDFPQEVDQKKIYEQHSHFCEYISHPSQARRIVTKAAQAALNKKGVAVVIVNGDMFSEKDADETDWEVYRPQPVCRPNDQEMADLAALVDEARKVSVYAGIGARDAREEIMAFCEKVKAPMVHTTRAKEFLEPNNPYNVGVNGILGNRAGVEALENADLVISIGCDFAYTQYYPEAEKIVQIDIDPTHLGRRSAIHMGLVGDAKTTLAALLPLVGAKSDTDHLEKHQQQWNEDLAGYLYEGKESDPNLIHPQFVANMLDEKAADDAIFVSDVGTSMVWMLRHLKATGKRRFLNSLLHGTMANGFPQAMGAKLAYPDRQVIAMCGDGGLTMLMGDLLTLVQEKIPLKLVVFHNNTLGFVEMEQRVEGLVDHFTGLTNPDFSKLAEACGIAGWHVENSNDLETAMDAWLAAEGPALLDVHVNQMELVMPPKIEVSQVASTALFGMKAVLDGRTKEVVDLLRNNFLR, encoded by the coding sequence TTGGAGAACGATTATGAGGCTAAGCAAGGTAAGTTCGCTGAGACCGGTGGGACAATCATCAGGGCGTCATCCCGAAGCGTCCCAATACAAGCCGTCCGTCGGCGCCGGCGCTCTAAATCTCTGGTCGGCAGCGCGGTATTGAAAGGAAAAGATATGGCAAAAACTGTGGCTCACATCGTCGTCGATGCTCTTGAAAAGGCAGGTGCCAAGCACGTCTACGGGATACCCGGAGATACCATCAATCACTTCACAGATGCGATCGCCAAATCCGATCTGCGCTGGATCAGCGTCCGCCATGAAGAAGCAGGCGCTTTCGCCGCCGGCGGTGAATCCTACATGACAGGCGAATTATCCGTATGCGCAGGCACCTGCGGCCCTGGCTCTCTTCACTTCGTCAACGGCATCTACGAAAGCCACCGTAACGGAGCGCCCGTGCTGTTGATCGCATCGGACGTCGCGCGCACGGAAAGCGGCTTCGATTTTCCGCAGGAAGTGGATCAGAAGAAGATATACGAGCAGCATTCGCATTTCTGCGAGTACATCTCACACCCTTCGCAAGCTCGCCGGATTGTGACGAAGGCGGCACAGGCTGCCCTCAACAAGAAGGGCGTGGCCGTTGTCATCGTGAACGGCGACATGTTCTCCGAAAAGGATGCCGACGAGACGGACTGGGAGGTCTACCGCCCTCAACCGGTGTGCCGGCCAAACGACCAGGAAATGGCCGACCTGGCCGCTTTGGTGGATGAAGCCAGGAAGGTCTCGGTCTATGCCGGTATCGGCGCTCGTGACGCCCGCGAAGAAATCATGGCCTTCTGCGAAAAGGTCAAGGCGCCGATGGTCCACACGACGCGCGCGAAGGAATTCCTCGAGCCAAACAATCCGTACAATGTCGGAGTGAATGGCATCCTTGGAAATCGCGCCGGGGTAGAGGCGCTGGAGAATGCAGACCTTGTGATCTCAATCGGCTGCGACTTCGCCTACACGCAGTATTATCCGGAGGCGGAAAAGATCGTGCAGATCGATATAGATCCCACGCACCTCGGCAGGCGGTCTGCCATCCATATGGGGCTGGTCGGGGATGCAAAGACCACGCTCGCCGCGCTTCTCCCGCTGGTAGGCGCGAAGTCAGATACCGATCATCTGGAAAAGCACCAGCAGCAGTGGAACGAGGATCTGGCGGGCTATCTCTATGAAGGCAAGGAAAGCGATCCAAATCTGATCCATCCGCAATTCGTCGCCAACATGCTCGACGAAAAGGCGGCGGACGATGCGATCTTTGTTTCCGATGTCGGCACGTCGATGGTCTGGATGCTGCGTCACCTCAAGGCCACCGGCAAGCGCCGCTTCCTCAACAGCCTTCTCCACGGCACAATGGCGAACGGGTTCCCTCAGGCGATGGGCGCCAAGCTGGCCTATCCCGACCGCCAGGTCATCGCCATGTGCGGCGACGGCGGTCTGACCATGCTGATGGGTGATCTGCTGACGCTGGTGCAGGAGAAGATCCCGCTCAAGCTTGTGGTATTTCACAACAACACGCTGGGTTTCGTCGAAATGGAGCAACGCGTCGAGGGTCTGGTCGACCACTTTACAGGCCTTACCAATCCAGATTTTTCCAAACTGGCGGAAGCCTGCGGAATCGCGGGCTGGCATGTTGAAAACAGCAACGATCTCGAAACGGCAATGGATGCCTGGCTGGCGGCCGAAGGACCAGCTCTGTTAGATGTGCATGTCAACCAGATGGAACTGGTGATGCCGCCAAAGATCGAGGTCTCTCAGGTCGCCTCAACCGCTCTCTTTGGGATGAAGGCCGTTCTCGACGGCAGGACAAAGGAAGTCGTGGACCTTTTGCGGAATAATTTCCTGCGATAG
- a CDS encoding cytochrome C oxidase subunit IV family protein → MTAPNTGEINPKDTAAHELRSYATGFVISLVLTVVAFAAALSDLSPTLKIVIICVAALLQVATHLRNFLHLSFSGNQSREDLLLVLFSASLLAIMAGGTIWILSDLHGRMHGSLAPHAAVAEPSPDRASDH, encoded by the coding sequence ATGACCGCGCCCAATACAGGAGAGATCAATCCGAAAGACACCGCAGCGCATGAGCTGCGCAGCTATGCGACCGGCTTTGTCATCAGCCTGGTCCTGACGGTGGTGGCCTTCGCCGCCGCGCTTTCGGATCTGTCCCCGACGCTGAAGATCGTCATCATCTGTGTGGCGGCGCTGCTTCAGGTGGCCACCCATCTGCGCAATTTCCTGCATCTGAGTTTCTCTGGAAACCAGTCTCGCGAGGATTTGCTGCTGGTTCTCTTTTCTGCCAGCCTTCTGGCGATCATGGCGGGCGGGACGATATGGATCCTGTCGGATCTGCACGGCCGCATGCACGGCAGCCTAGCTCCCCATGCTGCAGTTGCAGAACCTTCCCCCGACAGGGCGTCAGACCACTGA